DNA from Deinococcus sp. YIM 134068:
GCGCCGCTTCCACCGGCAGGGCCGCGCCGGGCAGGCTCAGCCAGGCGTCCTGATCGAAGGGCTGAATCACGTACTCCTCGGTTGTCAGGCCGTAGCGCAGGCGGTTCAGCCCGTGGGCGTGCGCGTCCGCCGCGTGGTGCGCGAGCTGACGCACCGTCCACGCGCCGGGCCGATATGTGCGGGCGAGGGCGGAGTCGTCCAGCCCGCCGAGCAGGTCGCGCCACTCCCGCGCCGCCCCCTCCATCCGCGCCGCGACCACCGCCAGAGCCGCCGCGTCCCGCGTAGGCAGGTCCTGAATCGGGCCGATGGGGAAGCGCATGGCGTCCGGTGTCGTGGGGGTGGAGGTCATGCGGGCAGTATGACCTGGGGAGCGGTCAATCTCCCGCTGACGGCTGATGGCTGACCGCTGACCGCTGATGGCTGACGGCTCCCCGAAAGCTTTAAGCTCTCCCCCATGCTGACTTTCGCGGAGGCCGCCCGCTTCCCCGACGCGCTGGTGGGGGCCGAGACTCGCCGCCTCGCCACGCACGCCGCCCGACTACCCGCCGCGATGGTGGTGCCGCCCGCCTTCGAGGAGGGCTTCTACCGGGCCGCCAATCTGCCCGAGCAACTTCGCAATCTGCTCGCGCCCATCCAGCCCACCCGCATCGACGAGGACCTGCTCGAACCCCTCGCCGAACGCGCTGGGACACTTATCCGCACGAGCTACCTCGCGGACGACGCGGTGCAACTTTTCTACCGGGCGCTGAGGAACGCGGGCCTCACGCTGGGCGACCTCC
Protein-coding regions in this window:
- a CDS encoding DinB family protein, giving the protein MTSTPTTPDAMRFPIGPIQDLPTRDAAALAVVAARMEGAAREWRDLLGGLDDSALARTYRPGAWTVRQLAHHAADAHAHGLNRLRYGLTTEEYVIQPFDQDAWLSLPGAALPVEAALALMDATNARWVALLRGLDPVRLARHVTHPQEGRQDLWRLVAKHDWHLRHHLAQAQRALGIGA